The DNA sequence TAACAACCAGGCTCCCGGATTGAACCAGTAAAAGATCCGGTTGACTTCCCCGGCGAGAATGTCAGCCGTATGCCATTCCTTCACATGGACCTGTTCATGTTTGACGATGGAAGCCAGTTCTTCCCGGGAATGCAGCAATGGATTCAGGTAAATATTGCGAAAAAAAGAAAAGGGGTTGATTTTTTCTTTCACCATGCGAATGGGATGGCTTTCCAGGGCCTGCCTTTTTGAAGCCAGGTGCAGACGCGCCAGGGAAACGCATTGCGCCAGGAACCTGGCTGCCATGATGACAACACCCGACCAGAATATAAAAGAGAGTACGTTCCATATCTCGAGCGGGCTTTTTGCCGCCATATTTCTAAGGTCCGGCAGGTAATAAATAATGTCACCCGCTGCAGCCTGCCGCGGGCTGATTAAACCACTTAGGTCGATAAGCGGATAAACCGAGGAGAACCCAATGGCAAAAAGCAGGTAGAAGCGGTTCAGGGTATAAAACGTCAGCTTGCGAAGGCCGTACCGGTAAGCCAGGTAGAACAGTGCCAGCGCAATGTTTACTTTCAGGAGGTACAAAAACAGAGGTGTCATGGCATTTATTTTTTCTTTTCGATCATATGAATGATCTCCTTCAATTCTTCCGGGGAAATTTTCTGGTCCTTGGCAAAGAACGTGACCAGTTCCTTGTAGGAATTCTTAAAATAATCTTCTACAAAACCTGACATGAAGGACCGTTTGTACTCAGATTCCGGAAGCGCAGGTTCATACCAGTTGGTATTACCGGCTTTGCGCGCCTTTACATAGCCCTTTTTTTCAAGATTTTTTACTGTGGAAGCCAGGGTAGTGTAGGGAGGTCGGGGTTTTTTCAGCAGTTCCAGGAAATCCTTTATTACGCCGCCGCCTGTTTGCCATATTACTTGCATGGCTTCTTCTTCCTGTAAAGTGAGTTTTGTCATTTATTCTACGATTTATTCGTAAATCTACGAAACATCCGTAGTAACTTCCAAATTTTTTTTAAGTATTTTGAAAAAAAGGAGGAAAGGGTGAATACTTCGTATATTTACTTATCGAACGTCTACCATTGAGTATTCGGATTTTCAAGCAACTATATTTCAGTTGCATTTCGATTCTATTAACAGAAGAAATCATAAACAAAGAGTACCTTGCTTTAAAATAACCTTCAACGGGTACTTAAACAATCCCCGCCGGCGGCTGTTCATTATAGAAAAATTCGCGGATTACGTACCTTAGCAAAAATTTTCAAATGGAGAAAGCCACGGAGCAGCCGAACTTACTTTTTAATGAAAGCCAGCTTTCGGAAGATCTGTATGCTATTGCTTTAAAGGTACAAAACGGGGAACGCCTGACCTTCGATGAAGGCGTTACTCTCTATGAAAAAGGAAGCCTGGGTTACCTGGGTATACTGGCCAATTTCATTCGGGAACGACTGCACGGACATCGTACTTATTTTAACAGGAATTTTCATATTGAGCCTACCAACCTTTGTGTATTCACCTGTAAGTTTTGCTCTTATTCGCGCTTACTTAAACAGGAAAGCGAAGGATGGGTGATGAGTAAAGAGCAGATCTGGCATCTCGTGGACGGATATAAAGATCAGCCCGTGACTGAAGTGCATATCGTGGGCGGAGTACATCCTAAGCAGAACCTCGAATTTTACTGCGAGTTGTTTGAAGGGATCAGAAAGCGCAGGCCGGAACTGCATATCAAAGCGCTTACCCCTGTGGAGATGGAATATATCTTTCGCAAGGCGAAAGTTTCCTACAGCGATGGAATGAAGCGATTAAAAGACGCAGGATTACAATCCATGCCGGGCGGAGGCGCCGAAATTTTTGATGAAGAAATAAGGGAAAAGATCTGCGCCGATAAATGTACCAGCCAGCAATGGCTAGAAATACATGAAGCGGCCCATGAATTGGGGATGAAAACGAATGCCACCATGCTGTACGGACATATTGAGGAGTATCGACACCGGGTAGACCACATGGAACGCCTTCGGCAGCTGCAGGACAAAACCGGGGGATTCCAGGCCTTTATACCCCTTAAATTCAGGAATAAACAGAACGAGATGGCGGATGTCCCGGAGGTTTCCGTCGTGGAAGATCTTCGAAATTATGCGGTGTCCAGGATCTATCTTGATAATTTTCCGCATATAAAATCCTATTGGGCCATGATAGGGCGTTCTACTGCACAACTTTCACTTAATTTCGGAGTGAGTGATATTGACGGCACCATTGACGATACCACGAAGATTTATTCGATGGCTGGCGCGGAGGAACAGCATCCGCGGATGACGACCACCGAGCTGGTAGAACTTATTCGGCAGGTAGGGCGCCGTCCATTGGAACGGGATACCTTATACCACGTGATCCGGGATTATAACACCGGTGAACAGGAAGCCGTCCAGCCGGAGCCGGACCGCCTGTCGCTCAATTAACGCATGGAAGACTTGAAGACCTTTTATATTATCCGACACGGAGAAACAGATTATAACCGGATGGGCATTGTGCAGGGGCGGGGAGTGGATACAGACCTGAATGAGACCGGACGGATGCAGGCGCAGCGTTTCTATGAAGCCTACTCGGACGTGGCCTTTGATAAGATCTACACCTCCAAATTAAAACGAACGCATCAGACGGTCCAGCTTTTTATTGACCGGGGTATTGCCTGGGAACAGCTTCCGGGACTGGATGAACTGGACTGGGGCAATAACGAAGGCCAGGACGCTGGTTCTGATACGATGAAGGAATTTTATAATGTAGCGGAACAATGGGCCCGGGGCGCATACGAAGTAGCCATACCGGGAGGGGAGAGCGCGCTGGATGTTGCCGCCAGGCAGGAAGAGGCGCTTCAGCATATGCTTTCCCGGGAAAATGAAAAAACCGTATTGGTTTGTATGCATGGGCGGGCTATGCGCATCTTGATGTGCCGGCTTACCGGCAGCGAGCTGAGCGAAATGGACCGTTTTCCGCACCAGAACCTCTCCCTGTACAAGTTAAGCTTTGACGGGCAGGGCTTTGAGGTGCTTGATTTTAATGATTTAGCGCATCTTTATGAGTAAAATACGCATTTCAGCCGTTTCCTATACGAATACAACACCTTTCGTCTACGGGATAAGGCGGGATAAGGCTTTATTGGAAAAAATAGAGTTTATGCTCGATATCCCGGCGGACTGCGCCCGGAAATTAAAGGAAGACCGGGCGGATATAGGGCTTGTTCCCGTAGCAGTATTGCCTGAGCTTCCGTATTATGAGCTGGTTGCAGATTATTGTATCGGAGCAGTAGGAGAGGTCAATTCTGTTTTCCTGTTCAGCCGGAAACCGCTCGAAGAAATCCGTTT is a window from the Anseongella ginsenosidimutans genome containing:
- the mqnE gene encoding aminofutalosine synthase MqnE, whose protein sequence is MEKATEQPNLLFNESQLSEDLYAIALKVQNGERLTFDEGVTLYEKGSLGYLGILANFIRERLHGHRTYFNRNFHIEPTNLCVFTCKFCSYSRLLKQESEGWVMSKEQIWHLVDGYKDQPVTEVHIVGGVHPKQNLEFYCELFEGIRKRRPELHIKALTPVEMEYIFRKAKVSYSDGMKRLKDAGLQSMPGGGAEIFDEEIREKICADKCTSQQWLEIHEAAHELGMKTNATMLYGHIEEYRHRVDHMERLRQLQDKTGGFQAFIPLKFRNKQNEMADVPEVSVVEDLRNYAVSRIYLDNFPHIKSYWAMIGRSTAQLSLNFGVSDIDGTIDDTTKIYSMAGAEEQHPRMTTTELVELIRQVGRRPLERDTLYHVIRDYNTGEQEAVQPEPDRLSLN
- a CDS encoding histidine phosphatase family protein is translated as MEDLKTFYIIRHGETDYNRMGIVQGRGVDTDLNETGRMQAQRFYEAYSDVAFDKIYTSKLKRTHQTVQLFIDRGIAWEQLPGLDELDWGNNEGQDAGSDTMKEFYNVAEQWARGAYEVAIPGGESALDVAARQEEALQHMLSRENEKTVLVCMHGRAMRILMCRLTGSELSEMDRFPHQNLSLYKLSFDGQGFEVLDFNDLAHLYE
- a CDS encoding BlaI/MecI/CopY family transcriptional regulator, translated to MTKLTLQEEEAMQVIWQTGGGVIKDFLELLKKPRPPYTTLASTVKNLEKKGYVKARKAGNTNWYEPALPESEYKRSFMSGFVEDYFKNSYKELVTFFAKDQKISPEELKEIIHMIEKKK